Proteins encoded in a region of the Gammaproteobacteria bacterium genome:
- a CDS encoding FAD-dependent oxidoreductase, with translation MKTTISRRELLTLLAATGASGLVMNASAALNLIPDTQLARPRIPQADPNNPPSVVVLGAGIGGLTAAYELKKAGYRVVVLEAAAKAGGRCMTVRSGDLIDEVGNPQICEFDDEPHMYFNAGPARIPSSHRNLMNYCKELGVELEVFINENKECYFQDDAMYGGKPVKNTEFTTSARGFMAEIMAKSLDADQMNAPLDQWELDSLMNAVRDFGDLSEDDVFKGSTRGGYLSGGYLDEGEPKAPLAFSELLKSRFMRNALSANEGETGPILFQPVGGMDMIVKGFVRQLEAEIFYNVMVSSVQLTNSGVDVIYEHRGIKYQLEADYCFNCIPSHLMAGIDNNFPSEYIKAMRFPRRGEAYKSAFQARERFWEKDDIYGGISWVNAPIRQVWYPSHGVHKEKGIVLAAYDFGGGMHFTQLSQQQRLETAIQQGEKLHPDYRQHVEKGITIAWHRMNHMLGCAARWRGGPGAQGSGPGSETEEMFQTLRRPAGGRHYMIGDQVTKHSAWQESAILSAHWAINDMLSRQSGGATAMPGTPLS, from the coding sequence ATGAAGACAACCATTTCCCGGCGTGAATTGCTTACCTTGCTCGCCGCCACCGGCGCCAGTGGCCTGGTCATGAACGCCAGCGCCGCCCTGAACCTGATACCCGATACCCAGCTGGCCCGCCCCCGCATTCCCCAGGCAGATCCCAACAACCCGCCAAGCGTGGTGGTGCTGGGAGCCGGCATCGGCGGACTTACCGCTGCCTACGAGCTGAAGAAAGCTGGCTACAGGGTGGTTGTGCTGGAAGCCGCAGCCAAGGCAGGTGGGCGCTGCATGACAGTCCGCTCCGGCGATCTGATCGACGAGGTCGGCAACCCGCAGATCTGCGAGTTCGACGACGAACCGCACATGTACTTTAACGCCGGCCCCGCCCGTATCCCCAGCAGCCATCGCAACCTGATGAACTACTGCAAGGAACTGGGTGTGGAGCTGGAGGTTTTCATCAACGAAAACAAGGAATGCTACTTCCAGGACGACGCCATGTATGGCGGCAAGCCTGTAAAGAATACCGAGTTTACTACCAGCGCACGTGGCTTCATGGCCGAAATCATGGCCAAGAGCCTCGACGCCGACCAGATGAACGCGCCACTCGACCAGTGGGAGCTAGATTCGCTGATGAATGCGGTGCGCGATTTTGGCGATCTCAGCGAGGACGACGTGTTCAAGGGCAGCACAAGAGGTGGTTATTTGTCCGGCGGTTATCTCGATGAAGGCGAACCCAAGGCGCCACTCGCGTTCAGTGAGCTGCTGAAGAGCCGTTTCATGCGCAATGCGCTGTCCGCCAACGAAGGGGAAACCGGCCCGATCCTGTTCCAGCCGGTTGGCGGCATGGACATGATTGTCAAAGGCTTCGTCCGGCAACTGGAAGCTGAGATTTTCTATAACGTGATGGTCAGCTCCGTGCAACTGACCAACAGTGGCGTCGATGTCATCTACGAGCACAGAGGCATCAAGTACCAGCTTGAAGCGGACTATTGCTTCAACTGTATTCCCAGCCACCTGATGGCAGGCATCGACAACAATTTCCCGTCCGAATACATCAAGGCGATGCGTTTCCCCCGCCGTGGTGAGGCGTATAAATCCGCTTTCCAGGCCAGGGAACGCTTCTGGGAGAAGGACGATATCTATGGCGGTATCTCCTGGGTAAACGCCCCCATTCGCCAGGTCTGGTACCCGAGTCACGGTGTTCATAAAGAGAAAGGTATCGTACTGGCAGCCTACGATTTCGGCGGCGGCATGCACTTTACCCAGTTGAGTCAGCAGCAGCGTCTCGAGACTGCGATCCAGCAGGGTGAAAAATTGCACCCGGATTACCGTCAGCACGTGGAGAAAGGCATCACCATCGCCTGGCACCGGATGAACCACATGCTGGGCTGCGCTGCCAGGTGGCGCGGCGGTCCCGGCGCACAGGGAAGCGGCCCTGGCTCGGAGACAGAAGAAATGTTTCAGACGCTCAGGCGACCGGCCGGCGGCCGCCATTACATGATCGGCGATCAGGTAACCAAACACTCCGCCTGGCAGGAAAGCGCGATACTTTCCGCACACTGGGCCATCAATGACATGTTGAGCAGGCAATCCGGCGGCGCGACAGCGATGCCCGGCACGCCACTCTCCTGA
- a CDS encoding c-type cytochrome yields MKKLMQTCVITTGLFIGLQSSQILAQQYTQLDTTYQSVGNKVCATCHGAYGQGNPVVGGPSLAGLEPWYLRSQLEKFRAGWRGAEKDYIPAYEMRSAVSQISNAEIEMLVSEVTSWPEPEPEPYTEGDAAAGQQLYAACAACHGPAGEGSEALNAPALADRDGWYLYRQLNLYRSGYRGGHPEDTLGAQMRASARTLQSDQAVKDVVTYINTLD; encoded by the coding sequence ATGAAAAAACTCATGCAAACCTGTGTGATCACGACCGGGCTGTTTATCGGCCTGCAGAGCAGCCAGATTCTGGCGCAGCAATACACGCAACTGGACACAACCTACCAGAGCGTGGGCAACAAGGTCTGCGCCACCTGCCATGGCGCCTACGGCCAGGGCAATCCCGTGGTAGGAGGGCCCAGCCTGGCTGGCCTCGAACCCTGGTATCTGCGCAGCCAACTGGAAAAGTTCCGCGCCGGCTGGCGTGGTGCCGAGAAAGATTATATCCCCGCCTACGAAATGAGATCGGCGGTGAGCCAGATCAGTAATGCGGAAATCGAGATGCTGGTCAGCGAAGTGACGAGCTGGCCGGAACCCGAACCAGAGCCTTATACCGAGGGTGACGCCGCGGCCGGCCAGCAGCTGTACGCGGCCTGCGCCGCCTGCCATGGCCCGGCCGGAGAAGGCAGCGAAGCCCTGAATGCTCCAGCCCTGGCAGATCGGGATGGCTGGTACCTGTACCGTCAGCTCAACCTGTACAGGTCCGGCTATCGCGGCGGCCATCCAGAAGATACACTTGGTGCCCAGATGCGTGCGTCAGCCCGGACCTTGCAGAGCGATCAGGCGGTTAAGGATGTTGTCACCTACATCAATACGCTTGACTGA
- a CDS encoding Rid family hydrolase, with the protein MSDSLQTGAKRSLIPAIKPSTLLLFSFVGAIMLSFHLANRGDAGTGAIHAQAPTPPGQAVSQPSGGAADFIERKGEGRLFYTTIKIPPGAETLYLSGSGSRRMEDGSCGTMEQQAINTFSRFKDTLEAEGWSMSDIVQVRAFAVAGEFGLLDFDGFNRGYTQFFGTEENPMKPVRSFVQVADLVNDCWLVEIEIRAARVP; encoded by the coding sequence ATGTCTGACAGTCTTCAAACTGGCGCAAAACGCAGCCTGATTCCGGCCATCAAACCTTCCACACTGCTGCTGTTTTCTTTCGTGGGAGCTATTATGCTGTCCTTCCACCTGGCCAACCGTGGCGATGCCGGTACCGGCGCAATCCATGCCCAGGCCCCTACACCGCCGGGACAGGCGGTATCGCAGCCGTCAGGTGGCGCCGCTGATTTCATTGAACGAAAGGGCGAAGGGCGCCTCTTTTACACCACGATCAAGATTCCACCCGGAGCCGAGACCCTGTACCTGAGTGGCTCCGGTTCACGGCGCATGGAAGATGGCAGCTGCGGAACCATGGAGCAGCAGGCTATCAATACGTTCTCCCGGTTCAAAGACACGCTGGAAGCCGAAGGCTGGTCCATGTCGGATATCGTCCAGGTCAGGGCTTTTGCCGTTGCCGGTGAATTCGGCCTGCTGGACTTCGACGGCTTTAATCGTGGTTACACCCAGTTCTTCGGTACCGAAGAGAATCCGATGAAGCCCGTACGCTCGTTTGTGCAGGTCGCCGACCTGGTCAACGACTGCTGGCTGGTTGAAATTGAAATCCGCGCCGCTAGAGTGCCGTAA
- a CDS encoding chloride channel protein, with product MKQTFREKVERLLETFRDRISYQDALPQLVGLGMVSGLCAAALVVLFRLQVEGSLGLLFQGSAEDFESLSPAWRFLLPFLGALFLGLLLSLVDRQYHIVGVFHVLERLRNHQGRLPGRNLLVQFFGGSIALISGQSVGREGPGVHLGAGIASLLGQWFELPNNAMRTLIACGAAAAIAAAFNTPMAGVIFAMEVILMEYTIVGFIPVIIASVLGSVITQLVFGTDTLIVVPPVELNLLWEIPFMVYAGLLYAVAAVAFIRIHLFMSRRRETPVLNRYLLIGLLTGSVAIFLPQILGAGYDTLNQLIAGEIPIRLLIAIVVAKLIVTASVTGLGMVGGLIGPLLVIGGCLGGVLGVIGNGIVTEASTPEFYVVLGMVAMMGAVLNAPLAALVTILELSSNPAIIFPSMLMVVVACVAVQQLFKCQGIFAEQLRYQGLASYEAPARQFLSRVGVRSVMNTSLTLSPPRISLPQAESVVRNATVWIVIKHEDDELQLISTADLAKHLEAIKAALEGGDSSDDNDPGSEQLTIDLTRIAAQVFNTGELDSKSNLYQASQAIQLDGKDALCVTRRYGQGRSVVGVLTRDAIQKFYGI from the coding sequence TTGAAACAGACCTTCCGCGAAAAAGTCGAACGCCTGCTGGAAACATTCCGCGATCGGATTTCCTACCAGGATGCACTGCCCCAGCTGGTCGGCCTGGGCATGGTGAGCGGACTTTGCGCGGCGGCTCTGGTCGTGCTGTTCAGATTACAGGTCGAAGGGTCCCTGGGTTTGCTGTTTCAGGGCTCCGCGGAAGACTTTGAGAGCCTGTCACCGGCCTGGCGGTTCCTCTTGCCGTTCCTGGGCGCGCTTTTTCTCGGGCTGCTGCTATCCCTCGTCGACCGGCAATACCACATCGTGGGCGTGTTCCACGTACTGGAACGCCTGCGCAATCACCAGGGTCGGCTGCCCGGCAGAAACCTGCTGGTGCAATTCTTTGGCGGCAGCATCGCCCTGATCAGCGGCCAGAGCGTTGGCCGTGAAGGCCCGGGGGTACACCTGGGAGCCGGCATTGCCTCACTGCTGGGCCAGTGGTTCGAGCTGCCCAACAATGCCATGCGCACGCTGATAGCCTGCGGAGCGGCGGCGGCCATCGCCGCGGCGTTCAACACGCCGATGGCGGGAGTGATCTTTGCCATGGAGGTGATCCTGATGGAGTACACCATCGTTGGCTTCATCCCGGTGATCATAGCCTCGGTGCTGGGTTCGGTGATCACTCAGCTGGTTTTTGGCACTGACACGCTGATCGTCGTCCCGCCGGTGGAATTGAATCTGCTCTGGGAAATACCCTTTATGGTGTATGCGGGACTTTTGTATGCCGTCGCCGCGGTGGCTTTTATCCGGATCCATCTCTTCATGTCCCGCCGTCGGGAGACACCGGTGCTGAACCGCTACCTGCTGATCGGATTGCTGACGGGTTCAGTGGCCATTTTTCTGCCCCAGATACTGGGTGCCGGGTATGACACTCTGAACCAGCTGATTGCGGGAGAGATCCCCATTCGACTGCTGATCGCCATCGTGGTCGCCAAGCTGATCGTGACCGCCTCGGTGACGGGACTGGGGATGGTAGGAGGTCTGATAGGCCCCCTGCTGGTCATCGGCGGTTGCCTTGGTGGCGTGTTGGGGGTGATTGGAAACGGTATCGTGACAGAGGCATCCACCCCGGAGTTCTACGTGGTTCTGGGCATGGTCGCGATGATGGGTGCTGTATTGAATGCACCTCTGGCGGCACTGGTCACCATTCTTGAACTCAGCAGTAACCCGGCCATCATCTTTCCCAGCATGCTGATGGTGGTGGTAGCCTGTGTAGCGGTACAGCAGTTGTTCAAGTGCCAGGGAATATTCGCTGAGCAGCTCCGCTATCAGGGTCTGGCAAGCTATGAGGCGCCGGCGCGGCAGTTTCTCAGCCGGGTCGGCGTGCGCAGTGTCATGAATACTTCGCTGACCCTGTCGCCACCCCGGATCAGCCTGCCGCAGGCGGAAAGCGTCGTGCGCAATGCGACCGTCTGGATCGTCATAAAACACGAGGATGACGAACTGCAACTGATCAGTACCGCCGATCTGGCCAAACATCTGGAGGCCATCAAAGCAGCACTCGAAGGCGGTGACAGCAGCGATGATAACGATCCTGGCTCTGAACAGCTGACCATCGATCTGACCCGCATTGCAGCGCAGGTCTTCAATACCGGAGAGCTGGACTCGAAAAGCAATCTGTACCAGGCCAGTCAGGCAATTCAGCTGGACGGTAAGGATGCCTTGTGCGTTACCCGTCGCTATGGTCAGGGCAGGAGTGTCGTGGGCGTCCTTACCAGGGATGCGATTCAGAAGTTTTATGGCATTTGA